The genomic region CTCGCGGGCGACCCGGACACGGCGAGCGCCGAGCTGATGGCGGGCGCGCGCGACAGCGGCTACGGCGACGACCTCGTCTGGACGGATCCGCTGGGCATCTGCGCGACCCTCGTGATCCGCACCGCGGGTGGCGTCGCCGACATGCGGCGCACCATGGACCCGGTCGGCGGCGAGTCCGCCATCGCGTGGACCGACCTCGCGAGCGGCCGGCACGCGCTGCGCCTCATCGCGCCGCGCGACGGGACGGCGTGCTGGATGGCGCTCGAGTCCGACCGGGATTCCGAGGCGGTCGTCGAGCTCGGCCTCGGCGCGGGTGACGCGACGGCCGCGTACACGGGCGGGCCCGACGCGTCCGCCGCGGTGCGCGCGTCGGTCGCGGGCGGCGCGCGGGGGATCCTCGCGGCCGAGGCCGGCGCGGGCGACGACGCGCTGCGGACGGTCACGGCGGTCGACGCTCCGGGCGCGGTCGACGCGGGCGTCGCCTGGGAGGTCGACGGCGGATCCGCGCGCACGGGCATCCGCACCGGCCCGGGCGCGACGCGGCTGCTGCGGCTGGCCGTCGCCACGGGTCCCGCCGCCGCGGATCCCACCCCGGACGGTCCGCCCGCCGCGATGCCCGCGTGGGAGGACCTGCGCGCCGCACAGCGCGCGACGCACGCCCGGCTCGTCGCCGCATCCGCCCTCGACCTCCACGGCGAGGCGCCCGCGAGCGACGCCGACGCCGACCCCACCACCACCGAGGACCTCTGGGCGGCGGCCCGCGCCGGCGACCCCGCCGCCCGTCGCCGCGTCGTCGAGGTCGCGTACACCAGCGGCCGCGCGGCGATCATCTCCTCCACGGGCGAGCTGCCGGCCACCCTGCAGGGCGTGTGGCAGGGCACGGCGGCGAGCGCGTCCCCGCGGCGACCGACGCGACCATGGACGTCACGATCCTCCGGGACGCCGCCCGCCTCCTCGCCGCGGCCGCCGCCACCGTCGCCGCCGAGATCGCGTGGCGCGCCGAGGACCCGACCCCACCGCCCGGCCGCATGGAGATGGCGTTCGGCCTCGTGCAGGTGGGGCTCGCGGCCGCGGCCCTCGGTGACGCGGAGTCCGCGCTCACGTGCGTCGAGTGGCTCGCCGTCGACCACTGGAGCCCCGCCCTCACGAGCCGGCATGACGCCGGCCGCCTCTTCAACCTCGACGCGAGCGGCGGCCTCCCCGCGCTCGTCGCGGCGATGCTGCTCGGATCCGACGCGGGGTCGCTCGCGGTCCTCCCGGCGCTGCCGGCGGCGTGGGCGCGCGGATCCGTCACCGGGCTCCGCGCGCGCGGCGGGCTGGTCGTCGACCGGCTCGACTGGGATCCCGACGGCGCCGCGCTCGCCGTGCGGCGCGTGCCGGGCGCGGGGTGGCTGGCGCCCGCCGGCGGGACGGCGCTGCGGCTGCCCCGGGCGGCGTCCGTGCGCGTGGACGGGCGCGAGCACCCCGCCGGCGAGCGCATCGCGTTCGGCGAGGACGCCGTGCGCGTCGAGCTCGCCTGGCTGCCCGTGCCCGTACGGTGAACCGCGTGACC from Clavibacter michiganensis subsp. insidiosus harbors:
- a CDS encoding glycoside hydrolase family 95-like protein gives rise to the protein MAGHGGERVPAATDATMDVTILRDAARLLAAAAATVAAEIAWRAEDPTPPPGRMEMAFGLVQVGLAAAALGDAESALTCVEWLAVDHWSPALTSRHDAGRLFNLDASGGLPALVAAMLLGSDAGSLAVLPALPAAWARGSVTGLRARGGLVVDRLDWDPDGAALAVRRVPGAGWLAPAGGTALRLPRAASVRVDGREHPAGERIAFGEDAVRVELAWLPVPVR